The DNA window AGGCACAAGTGCGTAGCCATCACACTCCTTGAACCATCACGGAGACGTGTCATGCCCGAAGCACGCGTTACCGTCCGAGTGGGTGATAATCGGCAATCCGTGACCATCGAGATGGGGCCTGTTGAAGGTCCGTCAGCCGCAATTGCGCTCGACCTTGAGCAACTCACAAAGGTCATCAACTCACTCGGGCAAGCACGAACGCAGATGGTTGAAGGTCAGCGGGTCGAGCCGCTTGAAGGTACAAAGGTAAAAACCATCGCAAATCCCAAGTGGTACATTCAGGAGGCCCCTATTGATGGGTCACTTCTCGCATTCAGTCACCCCGCCTATGGGCCGATGGCCTTCGCTATTCCTCGGGACGAGGCTGCGAAGATTGTTGGTATCCTGACGAGCCACCTGTCACTTCCGGTGTGTCGGCAGGAAAAACCAAACTGAGACACTCACATTGCCGTTGGATATCTGAAGAAAGCCCACCCATAATCAGGAACACACAGGAGGCCTAAAGCCACGCGGGCTTTACTGTTTCTGAGCTACACCTTTAGGAATATCTGCTCGACCCGTTTGCTCCGTTGCGGAGCAGCTGGAACAGTTTAGCTTCTGAAATGTGGCGAGGCTCCCACCAACCCACGAACGCCCTGGCCGGAGGTATAGGACACCCTCTGGCTGGGGCGTTTTTGCGCCCGCCGTCCTCTCACGTAAACGTACCCAGCAATTTTGCACAAAGCCCCAGTATGGAACGACGAACAACCGCCTTGGCTCGGAGCTGTTCGCAGTAGGCCGTGAGGGTCATCTTCCACTGGGCACGGTGCTTTTCATTGCGCCAGGAGGAGGACATGCTCTCAATCAGAGCGTCAGCTGCCTCACCAAACGTCATCACTTGGGGCTTGTTATCCCGTGCTGCGATGGGGTCCAGCCCATCCGCGAGCTTCTGACGAGCCTCGGCAGCCCGCTCTCGGGCTTTCGCGAGAGGCACGTCCCTCAAGGCGCCGAGCCCTATCTCCCGCTGCTTACCATCTGTCTTCCACATGAACACCCACGAGCGGGCGCCGCTGGCTGTAATGTTTCAGGTACAGACCACCCCCATCGGAGCGCCGCCCAGGCTTTGTCAGTGTTGCGACTGTCCTGGCGCTCAGTGTGTGCCGCTGTCGTGCCATCGCCCCTACCCTTCCCCACCTTATTCCCCACCTTGAAGGTTGGATTGCAGCGGATGAAGCTGCACCGCGTAAGACATTAGTCAGCATATGCCCCTTGCTGCACAACGAACTCCTGAATGTGACCGAATGTGGTTGGACACCAGTATGGCGGACTCCGTCTCCGCCATTCCATCGGTTCAAGTTACTTAGATCGCTTGCTTTTTCCAGCTTTGGCCGAGCCGAACCCCGACGGGAAACATCGGCCGGTCCCTGAACCAGATCTGTCGCGGCACGAATCATCGAAGCAGCGGCGCGAGCACCAGGCCGCGTTGCGTCCAAGGGTGGCATACCCCAGAGCATGCATGGGAATTGGCTCCCTGCCGCAGGCGACGCGGCTATCGTCTTCCTCGATGACCGCCGGAAGTCCACGCGGCAGCCGTCCTTGATCGGTGCGGGATGCGCCAGCGTCCGAGACATTGCCGATGGATCACAGCGGCCCGCCCATCCCGGCCCGTTCGGGGATGAGGCTGCGGCGGCTGCCGGTGGCGCGATCGCACACGTGCTCGAACCAGTCTCACTTCCTGATGTCCACGGGGATCAGTTCGCCCCGGAGCGTCACGTCGCGGAAGGAGTGTCACCCCTCGGCGCAGGGCTCGGGCATCCAGGTCAGCGATTCAGGATCGTGAGGGCTCGCGCGGTCATCCTCGCGTCATGGCGTCCTTCAGGCGGTCCCCCTGCTGCCTCGCGTCCATCCGGGTGCTCATGTAGGCGGCGATCTCGGCCCTCGCTTCTCCGCCGATCGTGAGACCGAGCTTGGAGCGACGCCACAGGACGTCATCCACATCGCGCGCCCATTCCTGATCCATCAGGTAGCCGACCTCGTTCTCGCCGAGATCTGCGGCGAAGATCCTGCCCAGGTTTCCAGCCGATCCTAGGATGTCCCGCGCACGCGTCCCATAGTTGCGGGCGAGCCGGCGGATCGTGGCGTCTGCGACGGCCGGCGCCTGCGCCTTGAGGCGAGACACGAGTTCTTCGAAACCACCGACGGGGAAGTCGCCTCCGGGCAGCGTCGCCCCCGCCGTCCAGGCCGCCCCGCGGGCGCCGAGTGCCTGTTCGATTGGCTCCAGGACGGACTCGGCCAGGCGCCGGTAGGTGGTGATCTTCCCGCCGAAGATGTTGACGAGCGCGCCTTCCTGGCCGGTTCCGTCGACCTTGATCACGTAGTCACGGGTCGCTTCCTGCGCCTTCGATGCTCCGTCGTCGTACAGGGGTCGGACGCCGGAATAGGCCCAGACCACGTCGTCGGGGGTGACACCGCGCTCGAAATATTCCGATGCGGCCTCGCACAGGTAGGCGGTTTCTTCGGTCGAAATCTGCACCTTGTCCGGACTTCCGGCGAAGTCTCGGTCGGTCGTGCCGATCAGAGTGTAATCGCCCTCGTAGGGAATGGCGAAGATGATCCGGTTGTCCTTGTTCTGAAAGATGTAGCACCTGTCGTGGTCGAACAGCTTCCTGACCACGATGTGACTACCCTGGACAAGCCGGACATGGCGCTCGTTCGAACCGGTCGATTGGCGAAGAACCTGATCGACCCACGGGCCTGCGGCGTTCACCACGAGCCTCGCCGTCACCTCACGGATCCGGCTGGTTTCCCGATCCGTGAGCTCGACCCGGAACCCGCCGTCGCGACGTTCGAGTCGCGTGACCTTCGTTCGCGTCAGGATCTCGGCGCCCCGGTCGGCCGCATCCCGTGCGTTGAGGGCCACGAGCCGGGCATCCTGCACCCAGGCATCGGAATACTCGAAAGCCCTGGTGTATCCGCGTCGCAGGGGCTTTCCCGCCGGATCACGCGCGAGATCGAGCGTCCTGGTTTTCGGAAGCAGCTTCCGCCCGCCGATGTGGTCGTACAGGAACAGGCCCAACCGCAGGAGCCAGGCCGGCCTGAGACCGCCATGATGGGGCAGAACGAAGCGGAGGGGCCAGATGATGTGAGGTGCCATCTTCCAGAGCACCTCGCGCTCCATCAGCGATTCCCTGACAAGGCGAAATTCGTAGTGCTCGAGGTAGCGCAGGCCTCCATGGATTAGCTTAGTGGAGGCGGACGATGTCCCGCTGGCGAGATCCTGCATTTCGGCGAGGAGCACGCTGTAGCCGCGCCCGACCGCGTCACGGGCAATTCCGCAGCCGTTGATGCCACCGCCGATTACCACGATATCGAAGTCTGAATGAGACATAGCTTTCCCCTCCGGATGCGATGCTGTGGGCACCAGGTGGCTAGCCCTGCCAGATCGTCCGCTGCACTGCGCGGCGCCAGCCGGCGAGAGCACGCTCGCGCTCTCCATCGGCCATGGCCGGCTCGAAGCGATGATCGGCCCGCCAGCTGGCGGCGAAACCTTCGCTGCCAGGCCAGACCCCGGCACCGCATCCCGCCAGCCAGGCCGCACCAAGAGCGGTCGTTTCGAGAATGACCGGACGGTCGACGGGAGCGTTCAGAATGTCGGCCAGGCGCTGCATCGTCCAGTCGCTCGCCACCATGCCGCCGTCGACGCGAAGAACGGTGTCGGCTGCGGCCGACCAGTCCTGTCGCATGGCGTCAAGGAGATCCCGCGTCTGGTAACATACGGATTCAAGCGCCGCCCGGGCGATCTCGTTGGGACCCGTGTTGCGCGTGAGGCCGTAGAGCGCTCCGCGAGCGTCGGGCTGCCACCACGGCGCGCCGAGGCCCGTGAAGGCGGGAACGAGATAGACCTCCTGCTGCGGATCGGCCTGAGCGGCGAACGATCCTGATTGGTCCGCGCGCTGGAGAATGCCGAGCCCGTCCCGCAGCCATTGGACGGCCGCTCCGGCGATGAAGATCGAGCCTTCGAGCGCATAGGTCGTCCGGCCGTTGATGCGATACGCGATGGTGCTCAGCAGGCGGTTCTTCGAGGGCACGCGCTCGTGCCCCGTGTTGAGGAGCGCGAAGCAGCCCGTCCCATAGGTGGACTTCATCATTCCCGGCGTGAAGCAGGCCTGTCCGACGGTGGCCGCCTGCTGGTCGCCGGCCACGCCCCTGACAGGGATTGCCACGCCGAAGAGGCTCGGATCCGTGCTCCCGAAATCATCGATGCTGTCCCTGATTTCGGGCAGGATGGATCGCGGCACACGGAACAGGCGCAGCAGATCCTCGTCCCATTCGCCCGTGTCGATGTTGCACAGCATGGTGCGCGACGCGTTGGTCGCATCGGTGACGTGCCGCCGACCGCCGGTGAGATGCCAGAGCAGCCACGTGTCGACGGTGCCGAAGGCAAGCTCGCCGCGTTCGGCCCGTGTCCTGGCACCTTCGACATTGTCCAGGATCCAGGCGATCTTCGTGGCGGAAAAATACGGGTCCGCCAGCAGCCCCGTCCGATCCGTGATCATCCCCTCGGATCCGTCGGCCTTCAATGCGGCGCAGAGGTCCGCCGTGCGCCGATCCTGCCAGACGATAGCATTGTGAATGGCGCGTCCCGTTGCGCGGTCCCAGAGAACCACGGTCTCGCGCTGGTTTGTGATGCCGATGGCCGCGATGTCGGAGGCGGCCAGTCCCGCATCGGCGAGAGCGGACCGCATGGTTTCCAGGATCGTGTCCCAGAGATCCCGAGGATCGTGCTCGACCCAGCCGGGTTTCGGATAGATCTGAGGGAACTCGCGCTGCGCCAGCCCGCGGATCCTGTAGGTGCCGTCAAACACGATGGCGCGGGATGATGTGGTGCCTTGGTCGAGAGCCAGCACGAAGTCGGCCATGCGTTCCTCCTCTCACGTTGCGGTTCGTGCTCTCACAGACCTGCGAGAGCGATGTACTTGATTTCGAGGAAGCCCTCGATGCCGTACCTGGAGCCCTCCCGCCCCAGCCCCGACTGCTTCACGCCCCCAAACGGCGCCATCTCGTTGGCCAGAGCCGGCGTGTTCACCCCCACCATGCCGCTCTCCAGCGCCTCCGCCACCCGCCACACCCGGGCCATGTCCTTCGCGTAGAAGTACGACGCCAGACCAAACTCCGAGTCGTTGGCCATCGCGATCACCTCCGCCTCGTCGGCAAACGCGATGATCGGCGCCAGAGGCGCAAACGTCTCCTCCTTGGTCACCTTCATGCCTTGAGTCACCCCGGTCATCACCGTCGGCTCGAAGAACGTGCTGCCAAGATCCGAGCGCCGGCCGCCCACCAGAACCCGGCCGCCCTTGTCCAGCGCGTCGGCCACGTGCTCCTCCATCTTGGCCACCGCCCGCTCGTCGATCAAAGGCCCCATGGTCACGCCCGCCTCCGTGCCCCGCCCGAGCTTGAGCTGTTTCGCCTTGTCGGCCAGCTTCGCGGCAAACGCCTCCACGACGCCCGCCTGCACGTAGATCCGGTTGGCGCACACGCAGGTCTGGCCGGCATTGCGGAACTTCGACGCCAGCGCGCCCTCCACGGCCGCATCCAGATCCGCATCGTCGAACACGATGAACGGCGCGTTGCCGCCCAGTTCCAGCGACAGCCGCTTGATCCCGTCCGCCGCCTCCTTCATCAGCCACCGGCCCACATTCGTCGAGCCGGTGAACGTGATCTTGGCCACCTTCGGGTTGCGGCAGAACTCCTCGCCGATCGGCCGGGCCTCGCCGGTGATCACCGAGAACGCGCCTTTCGGCACCCCGGCCCGCTCGGCCAGCACCGCCAGCGCCAGGGCCGAAAGCGGCGTCTGGGCGGCGGGCTTGAGCACCATGGTGCAGCCGGCCGCCAGCGCCGGGCCCACCTTGCGGGTGATCATGCCGTTGGGAAAGTTCCAGGGCGTGATCGCCGCGCACACGCCCACCGGCTGTTTCAGCACCACGATGCGCTGGGAGGGATGGGCGCCGGGAATGACGTCGCCGTCGATGCGCTTGGCTTCCTCGGCGAACCACTCGATGTAGGCGGCGTTCGAGATCACCTCGCCCTTGGCCTCGGCCAGCGGCTTGCCCTGCTCGGTGGTGAGGATCAGCGCCAGGTCGTCGGCGTTGGCCACGATCAGGTCGTACCAGCGCCGCAGGACGGCGCTGCGCTCCTTGGCGGTGCGCTTCGCCCAGTCCGTCTGCACCGCGTGCGCCGCATCGATGGCCCGGCGGGCGGCCTCGGGGCCGAGATCGGGCACCGCCAGGATCAGCGCCCCGTCATAGGGATCGGTGACCGGGATCGTCCGGCCGTCGGGCGCGTCCACCCACTCGCCCGCCACATAGGCCTGGCTCACCAGAAGCGACGGGTCCTTCAGATCAACAACACGACGCGCAACAGGGTTCGCATGAACGGTCATCTCGTGGCTCCCAGAAGATGAGTGACGGCAGGCGCTCCGAGCGACACGCCTGAGAGGAAAAGGAGAATGAACACGATACGGCGCATCGTGGCCGGCGAGACGGGAGGCGGCCATCGGCGCGCCGCGTAGGTCGCCCCCATGACGCCCGGAATGGCGAGAAGCCCCGTGAGCGTGGATCCGGACGGCAAATTGCCGGACAGCACCACGAGGCCGATCCGGAACACGGCATTAAGCACGAAGACGGTGACGAGGGTTTCCCTCACCGTCGCGAGCGGCATGGGCTGGCGATAGAAATGGTAGACGAGCGGCGGGCCGGCCGTTGAGAACATCCCGCCCATCAATCCGGCGATGCCGCCGAAGAAACCGAACGAGCCATCGGGCGACTGCTTTGCGAGAGGCTCGGGCTTTCGCGCGAGCTGCAGGCTGGACACGATGATCACGAGACCGAGGATCAGGCGCAGGACATCGGCCTGCGTTCCGGCGAGCCACTCCAGCAGCCAGTATCCGACGAAGAGCAGCGGAATGCTGGCTGCCATGACGATTCCGAATTCGCGCCATGCCACGTCCCGCCACCCTTTCAGGAGCATCTGTGTGGCATTCACGAGCGTCAGCACGCTCACGATCATGGCGGCGTCCGGCAGCGACAGCAGCCCGGTCAGCCCCACGCCGCCCATGGTGATGAGCCCGAAGGCGAAGCCCGTCAGGGTCTGTGCGTAGGCGGCGGCGCCTGTCAGCACGAGAAAGCCGATGAGCTCCGCGCCGGACATTGCTCAGAGTTTCCTCAGGCCAGCAAACAGCTCCGCGAACTCCGAGCCCGTCCGGTAGAACACGGGCGGCTCACCGAAGGGTGCGCCCACCGTGGCATCCTGGCCTCCCGCGAACGTCTTGCCGGACCAGACATGGGTCCACTCGGCGCCCTCTGGAAGGTAGGTGCTCCATTCCGTCTTCCCGGACTGCCAGACCGGCGCGATGAGCAGATCGGGCCCGTAGAGATAGGCATCCTGGATCGCGTAGGTGCGGGCATCGTCCTCGAAATGGAGGAACAGCGGGCGCTGCACCGGCAAGCCCCGGGTCGAAGCTTCCGCCACGAGCGATTTCAGATACGGCACGAGGTGCACGTAGACCCTGGTCATCCTGGCGAAATGGGCGAGGACCTCCGAATCCTGATCGATCTGCAGGTTGTCGCGCGGGCGGTTGCCCTCATGGGTGCGCATCACGGGCGTGAACGCTCCCATCTCGGCCCAGCGCATGACAAGTTCCGCCGTGCGCGCATTGCCGAAGAGGCTCGTATAGCCGCCGATGTCGGAATGGTGATAGGCGTTGCCGAGAAGTCCCGACGACAGCGCACCCGACATCACCGTCACGAGCCCGTCATGGCGAGTGAAATCGACCGACTGGTCGCCACCCCACAGCAGCGGACAATGCTTCTGCACCCCGGTGAAGCCGGCCCGCATGAAGAACAGGGCCTCGCCGGTCTTGCCGCGGCTCGCCACCGCGCGTGCGTTCACCTCGGCCCAGAGCGTCGGCCAGGCGTTGTGCATCAGCTTCGCATCGACGCCGTTGGCGAGCTTCACATCGATCGGCAGATATTCCCCGAAATCGGCCATCCAGCCCGAGAGGCCGAAATCGAGCATGTTCTGTCCGATCACCCGCTCGGCGAACCAGGCGGCCGCCTCCGGGTTGGTGAAATCGACGACGCCGCAGTCGAACTCGCCGAAATCGACCAAGGCGGTCTTTCCGCTCTCATCCTTGGCGAAGTAGCCG is part of the Microvirga terrae genome and encodes:
- the glpK gene encoding glycerol kinase GlpK — translated: MADFVLALDQGTTSSRAIVFDGTYRIRGLAQREFPQIYPKPGWVEHDPRDLWDTILETMRSALADAGLAASDIAAIGITNQRETVVLWDRATGRAIHNAIVWQDRRTADLCAALKADGSEGMITDRTGLLADPYFSATKIAWILDNVEGARTRAERGELAFGTVDTWLLWHLTGGRRHVTDATNASRTMLCNIDTGEWDEDLLRLFRVPRSILPEIRDSIDDFGSTDPSLFGVAIPVRGVAGDQQAATVGQACFTPGMMKSTYGTGCFALLNTGHERVPSKNRLLSTIAYRINGRTTYALEGSIFIAGAAVQWLRDGLGILQRADQSGSFAAQADPQQEVYLVPAFTGLGAPWWQPDARGALYGLTRNTGPNEIARAALESVCYQTRDLLDAMRQDWSAAADTVLRVDGGMVASDWTMQRLADILNAPVDRPVILETTALGAAWLAGCGAGVWPGSEGFAASWRADHRFEPAMADGERERALAGWRRAVQRTIWQG
- a CDS encoding sulfite exporter TauE/SafE family protein — protein: MSGAELIGFLVLTGAAAYAQTLTGFAFGLITMGGVGLTGLLSLPDAAMIVSVLTLVNATQMLLKGWRDVAWREFGIVMAASIPLLFVGYWLLEWLAGTQADVLRLILGLVIIVSSLQLARKPEPLAKQSPDGSFGFFGGIAGLMGGMFSTAGPPLVYHFYRQPMPLATVRETLVTVFVLNAVFRIGLVVLSGNLPSGSTLTGLLAIPGVMGATYAARRWPPPVSPATMRRIVFILLFLSGVSLGAPAVTHLLGATR
- the glpD gene encoding glycerol-3-phosphate dehydrogenase yields the protein MSHSDFDIVVIGGGINGCGIARDAVGRGYSVLLAEMQDLASGTSSASTKLIHGGLRYLEHYEFRLVRESLMEREVLWKMAPHIIWPLRFVLPHHGGLRPAWLLRLGLFLYDHIGGRKLLPKTRTLDLARDPAGKPLRRGYTRAFEYSDAWVQDARLVALNARDAADRGAEILTRTKVTRLERRDGGFRVELTDRETSRIREVTARLVVNAAGPWVDQVLRQSTGSNERHVRLVQGSHIVVRKLFDHDRCYIFQNKDNRIIFAIPYEGDYTLIGTTDRDFAGSPDKVQISTEETAYLCEAASEYFERGVTPDDVVWAYSGVRPLYDDGASKAQEATRDYVIKVDGTGQEGALVNIFGGKITTYRRLAESVLEPIEQALGARGAAWTAGATLPGGDFPVGGFEELVSRLKAQAPAVADATIRRLARNYGTRARDILGSAGNLGRIFAADLGENEVGYLMDQEWARDVDDVLWRRSKLGLTIGGEARAEIAAYMSTRMDARQQGDRLKDAMTRG
- a CDS encoding NAD-dependent succinate-semialdehyde dehydrogenase, which codes for MTVHANPVARRVVDLKDPSLLVSQAYVAGEWVDAPDGRTIPVTDPYDGALILAVPDLGPEAARRAIDAAHAVQTDWAKRTAKERSAVLRRWYDLIVANADDLALILTTEQGKPLAEAKGEVISNAAYIEWFAEEAKRIDGDVIPGAHPSQRIVVLKQPVGVCAAITPWNFPNGMITRKVGPALAAGCTMVLKPAAQTPLSALALAVLAERAGVPKGAFSVITGEARPIGEEFCRNPKVAKITFTGSTNVGRWLMKEAADGIKRLSLELGGNAPFIVFDDADLDAAVEGALASKFRNAGQTCVCANRIYVQAGVVEAFAAKLADKAKQLKLGRGTEAGVTMGPLIDERAVAKMEEHVADALDKGGRVLVGGRRSDLGSTFFEPTVMTGVTQGMKVTKEETFAPLAPIIAFADEAEVIAMANDSEFGLASYFYAKDMARVWRVAEALESGMVGVNTPALANEMAPFGGVKQSGLGREGSRYGIEGFLEIKYIALAGL
- a CDS encoding integrase arm-type DNA-binding domain-containing protein: MWKTDGKQREIGLGALRDVPLAKARERAAEARQKLADGLDPIAARDNKPQVMTFGEAADALIESMSSSWRNEKHRAQWKMTLTAYCEQLRAKAVVRRSILGLCAKLLGTFT